The Eremothecium gossypii ATCC 10895 chromosome IV, complete sequence genome contains a region encoding:
- the TPS1 gene encoding alpha,alpha-trehalose-phosphate synthase (UDP-forming) TPS1 (Syntenic homolog of Saccharomyces cerevisiae YBR126C (TPS1)) has product MTEEVRKQAQQLTLDTQRSEEHSGNVVVVSNRLPVTIKKNDSGEYEYSMSSGGLVTALQGLKKSTKFQWYGWPGLEIPEGDREQVQRDLLEKFNAIPIFLSDELADLHYNGFSNSILWPLFHYHPGEINFDENAWLAYNEANRAFAEAIQKNLRDDDIVWVHDYHLMLLPELLRNYIATANLQNVKLGWFLHTPFPSSEIYRILPVRQEILRGVLSCDLLGFHTYDYARHFLSSVHRILNVNTLPNGVKFQGRFVNVAAFPIGIDVNNFTEGLQKESVVQRVKQLKETFKDCKIIVGVDRLDYVKGVPHKLHAIEVFLNEHPEWIGKVVLVQVAVPSRGHVEEYQYLRNVVNELVGRINGQFGTVEFVPIHFMHKSVPFEELISLYSISDVCLVSSTRDGMNLVSYEYIACQAENKGSLILSEFTGAAQSLNGAFIVNPWNTDELAEAIHESLTLPIEKREANWEKLYKYISKYTSSYWGETFVHELYKLSSQK; this is encoded by the coding sequence ATGACGGAAGAAGTAAGGAAACAGGCGCAACAGCTGACTCTCGACACGCAGCGTAGCGAGGAGCACTCTGGAAATGTGGTGGTGGTCTCCAACCGGCTACCGGTGACGATTAAGAAAAATGACAGCGGCGAGTACGAGTACTCCATGTCCTCTGGAGGGCTCGTGACAGCTCTGCAGGGGCTGAAGAAGTCGACGAAGTTCCAGTGGTACGGGTGGCCCGGGCTAGAGATTCCCGAGGGCGACAGGGAGCAGGTGCAGCGGGACCTGCTGGAGAAGTTCAATGCGATTCCGATCTTCCTGAGCGACGAGCTGGCGGATCTCCATTACAACGGCTTCAGCAACTCGATTCTGTGGCCGCTGTTCCACTACCACCCCGGCGAGATCAACTTCGACGAGAACGCGTGGTTGGCGTACAACGAGGCGAACCGGGCCTTTGCGGAGGCCATCCAGAAGAACCTCCGGGATGACGACATCGTGTGGGTGCACGACTACCACCTGATGCTGCTTccggagctgctgcgcaacTACATTGCGACGGCGAATCTACAGAATGTAAAGCTGGGATGGTTCCTGCACACTCCGTTCCCATCATCCGAGATATATCGTATATTGCCTGTGCGTCAGGAGATCCTGCGCGGGGTCCTAAGCTGCGATCTGTTAGGGTTCCACACTTACGACTACGCGCGCCACTTTCTGTCGTCCGTGCACCGGATCTTAAACGTCAACACGTTACCCAACGGCGTAAAGTTCCAGGGCCGCTTTGTCAACGTCGCAGCATTCCCCATCGGGATTGACGTGAATAACTTCACGGAGGGTCTGCAGAAGGAATCCGTCGTACAACGGGTCAAACAGCTGAAAGAGACATTCAAAGACTGTAAAATCATTGTGGGGGTGGACCGGCTGGACTATGTCAAGGGTGTACCACACAAACTACACGCCATAGAGGTGTTCCTGAATGAGCACCCAGAGTGGATCGGTAAGGTGGTCCTTGTCCAGGTAGCAGTTCCTAGTCGGGGCCATGTGGAGGAGTACCAGTATCTGCGTAACGTCGTCAACGAACTGGTCGGTCGCATTAACGGGCAGTTTGGCACCGTGGAATTTGTCCCAATCCACTTTATGCACAAATCTGTGCCATTTGAAGAGCTAATTTCACTGTACTCCATAAGTGACGTCTGTCTGGTCTCGTCGACCAGAGACGGCATGAACCTTGTTTCTTACGAGTACATCGCGTGCCAGGCTGAGAACAAGGGTTCGCTGATCCTCTCTGAATTCACGGGTGCTGCTCAATCACTAAACGGTGCCTTTATCGTTAATCCGTGGAACACCGATGAGCTTGCCGAGGCTATTCACGAGTCACTTACCTTACCGATCGAGAAGCGCGAGGCGAATTGGGAGAAGCTTTACAAGTATATATCCAAGTACACCAGCAGCTACTGGGGCGAGACTTTCGTGCACGAGTTGTACAAGCTCAGCTCTCAGAAGTAG
- the PTC4 gene encoding type 2C protein phosphatase PTC4 (Syntenic homolog of Saccharomyces cerevisiae YBR125C (PTC4)), translating into MGQLLSHPLTEKTIVYNDYLLEANGKHANLPDGSMKPYAKERHHRHLHLRRQFTENKSQEVVLTDTSSEITKEHASCTQFFNCVGSMQGYRMTQEDAHLVSNCDTQLVASFRNPMNNNAVEKLRISVFGVFDGHGGDECSQFLADSEKGLLKWIKYSFENHEYCSISDSASTASSRRAFCTVEGLISQIFRDAFALQDKDLHCHFANSPCGSTAVVAAIINSETLYVVNCGDSRCILASMNSCIKTMSFDHKPQHIGELIRINDDGGTVSLGRVGGVLALSRAFGDFQFKRSVAYKDSQLTNSIRRYIPAAEAQVTVEPDVLTHSLDYAKDEFLVLACDGIWDIYSNKALTQFIKYHLTLGLRLDDIVTKLLDHGLAGADSNTGVGFDNMTIIIIVLNKPGETLSQWYAKMKMRMEQEKGLV; encoded by the coding sequence ATGGGCCAGCTACTCTCACACCCCCTGACGGAAAAAACTATAGTATACAACGACTACTTATTGGAAGCCAACGGGAAGCATGCCAACCTACCGGATGGCTCTATGAAGCCATATGCAAAGGAACGCCATCATCGTCACTTGCATTTGCGGCGACAGTTTACAGAGAACAAAAGCCAGGAAGTCGTTCTGACAGACACGTCGAGTGAAATCACAAAGGAGCATGCGAGTTGCACGCAATTTTTTAATTGTGTTGGTTCCATGCAGGGCTATCGCATGACACAGGAGGACGCGCACCTCGTCTCTAATTGTGACACGCAGCTCGTGGCTTCCTTTCGCAATCCTATGAATAACAATGCGGTCGAAAAACTACGGATCTCTGTGTTCGGAGTGTTTGATGGGCATGGTGGCGATGAATGCTCCCAGTTCTTGGCAGATTCGGAGAAGGGTCTTCTCAAGTGGATCAAATACAGTTTTGAGAACCATGAATACTGCAGCATTTCCGACAGTGCTAGCACAGCATCCAGCAGGAGGGCCTTCTGCACAGTTGAGGGACTAATTAGTCAAATATTTCGGGATGCATTTGCTCTACAAGATAAAGATCTTCATTGCCATTTTGCGAATTCCCCCTGCGGGTCGACTGCTGTTGTCGCGGCAATCATCAATAGCGAGACATTATACGTCGTAAACTGTGGGGATTCGCGCTGTATCCTTGCATCTATGAATAGCTGCATCAAGACCATGTCATTCGACCACAAGCCCCAACATATTGGCGAGCTCATCCGGATAAACGACGATGGTGGGACTGTATCATTAGGCCGCGTAGGCGGCGTCTTAGCCCTTAGCAGAGCATTTGGTGACTTTCAGTTTAAGCGCAGCGTGGCGTATAAAGACTCTCAGCTCACCAACTCCATTAGGAGGTATATTCCGGCTGCAGAGGCGCAAGTTACCGTAGAGCCGGATGTCCTCACGCACTCGTTGGATTACGCGAAGGACGAGTTTTTGGTACTAGCATGCGATGGAATATGGGACATCTATAGTAATAAAGCCCTGACGCAATTCATCAAATACCACCTCACGTTAGGACTCAGGCTAGACGACATTGTCACGAAGTTGTTGGATCATGGGCTAGCAGGAGCCGATTCAAATACCGGAGTTGGTTTTGACAACATGACAATCATAATCATTGTACTAAATAAGCCCGGTGAAACGTTAAGTCAATGGTATGCTAAAATGAAAATGCGGATGGAACAGGAAAAGGGATTAGTTTGA
- the TFC1 gene encoding transcription factor TFIIIC subunit TFC1 (Syntenic homolog of Saccharomyces cerevisiae YBR123C (TFC1)), with amino-acid sequence MKCHYREIRLSRVRSRPINKHTIYRKQATITSGWASMSEEVARTRSTTPTDVPGPRAREFTLDLPRIPSIEFPLKVSQSQESIEKVINMCGGLPKVRRALAAHSDSSHDLELRLNDGSEEDGRPQFFNEHPIIGKRVQQRDEAIVLKISMPRGTMERNDGDVRKALASLPASKVKAVPVAILHNTVRFREMSDFQVRLDNNPSAKEFNDSFGTLNWEKFKKFVETIPDYDDKPFENIGKVVFDRASVCPSSDFQLPPIPRFSMVGLPFIYKYRSNPYATKTASGESKVVGTYIKNYQQFVHDFSPSVSVPLTPHPELVKQYELAKKTKVYPGSKSDSKFYEKLEQCLPILTELFNRRHVWIKRHIDGIIPQDLHVVLKIALSLVSYRFTKGPWRNTYIKLGVDPRSSNEYAKYQTEYFKIERRLLRNTAVRKNVPDPPERFYRTNTPNDIDSRFRFDGKQIPWYLMLQIDLLTDEPNIKEVFQNAVYLDTPKELTGWFSELDLTKIRKIVKYELGCMVQGNYEFNEHKLKYFKVMLYVKETLSSKDGDGDVHMTDEKEDAEDEDEDNGVETGELDETVLQADEEDEDEIPMHRALTQPEGSEDSDEFSIKTASFKEIVERIARSDPETADYLAKDLDGFVLETQI; translated from the coding sequence ATGAAATGCCATTATCGTGAAATACGTTTATCTCGCGTTCGTTCTAGACCTATAAATAAACATACCATCTACAGGAAACAAGCGACAATCACTTCCGGTTGGGCTTCGATGAGCGAAGAAGTCGCACGGACGCGTTCCACTACTCCAACAGATGTGCCTGGGCCCCGTGCCCGGGAATTTACACTCGACTTACCTCGCATCCCCTCTATTGAATTCCCGCTAAAGGTATCCCAGTCACAGGAGAGCATTGAAAAGGTTATAAACATGTGTGGAGGGTTACCAAAGGTCCGGCGAGCGCTAGCCGCACACAGTGACTCTAGCCACGACCTCGAACTACGCCTGAACGATGGCTCTGAGGAGGACGGTAGACCGCAGTTTTTCAACGAGCACCCCATCATAGGCAAGAGGGTGCAGCAACGCGATGAAGCCATTGTCCTCAAAATAAGTATGCCTCGGGGAACCATGGAACGCAATGACGGAGACGTACGCAAAGCACTTGCGTCTCTCCCCGCGTCTAAGGTGAAGGCGGTGCCGGTGGCGATCCTTCACAATACTGTAAGATTTCGCGAGATGTCCGATTTTCAAGTCAGACTGGATAACAATCCATCGGCCAAAGAGTTCAACGACAGCTTCGGGACGTTAAATTGGGAAAAGTTCAAGAAGTTCGTCGAAACGATCCCAGATTACGACGACAAGCCCTTTGAAAACATCGGCAAGGTTGTGTTTGATAGGGCCTCTGTGTGTCCCAGCTCGGATTTCCAGCTACCACCAATTCCCCGTTTCTCGATGGTAGGGCTACCGTTCATATACAAATACAGGAGCAATCCTTATGCCACGAAGACCGCTTCTGGAGAATCCAAGGTTGTGGGCACATATATCAAAAACTATCAACAGTTCGTGCATGATTTTTCCCCCAGCGTCTCGGTTCCGTTGACACCCCATCCGGAGTTGGTCAAGCAATATGAACTCGCAAAGAAGACGAAGGTCTACCCAGGAAGTAAGTCAGACTCCAAGTTTTATGAAAAACTGGAACAATGCCTGCCAATCTTGACAGAACTCTTCAATAGGCGTCATGTGTGGATTAAGCGGCATATCGATGGTATCATACCACAGGACCTACACGTTGTCTTGAAGATTGCCCTGTCTCTAGTTTCCTACCGGTTCACAAAAGGTCCGTGGCGGAATACTTACATTAAACTTGGCGTCGATCCACGCTCGTCAAACGAGTATGCGAAATACCAGACGGAATATTTTAAAATTGAGCGCAGGCTTCTGCGCAATACAGCTGTCCGGAAGAATGTGCCTGACCCACCTGAGAGATTTTACCGGACTAATACTCCGAATGACATAGACAGCAGATTTAGGTTTGATGGGAAGCAGATTCCATGGTATCTTATGCTCCAGATAGACCTACTAACTGATGAACCAAATATTAAGGAGGTTTTCCAAAATGCAGTTTACTTGGATACGCCCAAAGAGCTCACCGGTTGGTTCAGCGAGTTGGACTTAACGAAGATCCGCAAAATTGTCAAGTACGAGCTAGGCTGTATGGTACAAGGCAATTATGAGTTCAACGAGCACAAACTGAAGTATTTCAAAGTTATGCTCTACGTCAAAGAAACCCTTTCAAGTAAGGACGGAGATGGTGATGTGCACATGACCGACGAAAAGGAGGACGCTGAAGACGAGGACGAAGATAATGGCGTCGAAACGGGCGAACTAGATGAGACTGTGCTACAAGCGGATGAGGAGGATGAAGACGAAATTCCCATGCACAGGGCGCTCACTCAGCCGGAGGGAAGTGAGGACTCTGACGAATTCAGTATAAAGACCGCAAGTTTCAAGGAAATCGTAGAAAGGATCGCCAGAAGCGACCCAGAAACAGCGGATTACCTGGCAAAGGACCTCGATGGCTTCGTGCTGGAGACGCAGATATGA